Part of the Schistocerca americana isolate TAMUIC-IGC-003095 chromosome 5, iqSchAmer2.1, whole genome shotgun sequence genome, acatttattgtgattagtgtgttgcgtactgagtataaattgcactaatgcaaacacgtaaccaagctaaaagtaagcggtccaacaacttaagcaacatggaccaaggggataatttgatttccaatattaacgcgtcgggcggttccgaaaatgtaatggggaatacttcagacgaaatgcaaaacagcacaaacgggctcacagcagagccagaaattaatttgcctccaactaaccaaattgatttagcagaactcatgaaagccttattgcaacaaaataaagaaaacacagagaaatcgatccgcgagctaggggaacaaatgacgcagaaatcagaaaaatcgttcgaacaaatgacgcagaaatcagaaaaatcgttccgagaacaaaaagaatcatccgaaaaatcgatccgcgagctaggcgaacaaatgacgcagaaatctaaaaaatcgatcctagagctaggcgaacaaatagacgaaaaactaatccagcagacaaataaagtcgacaagtcgatgcagagagtgtccgatgatatctcacaaagaataaacaatctggcaagtgagataaaaagtgatattatgaaagaattaggccgtacatttgaacaaatcgatgatcgtctgcaagccttagaacagagcaagcagaggggcgatgccgaatctaaagaaagcgaagaacggctacttaggaatttccaagagctgagggaagaatgccaaagggagcaccagcaggtactctcgagggtccaagaggcagaaacgcattgtcccacgtccgttagcaacacaatagcggacaacagtttagcgatccacgcgttggaacagcaagtagaacaattgaagcagactggggcggaggacaagagacaaattgatgataagattgcggcattagcggacattgtaggcacgatgaagctgacggaaagcgagaacaatactacaccggtagcggccgcagagaccgaagaagtgcgttcgcttctgagatttcagaagggacagttcgaagtgaacaggcaaaacagagctgtaacaggcgaattacaagaacgcgtggcgcatctggaaaaccgcatggcgtgtgattccgaactcgtcaatagcattaaaaatagccgtacgaacagtgcagagagggactccggccacgagggagattttgacgacagggaagaatgtaatttgaggggcagacatgagaataatagaaacattcaagggcctcgccaggaggaaatgcggggatttgatttcaaacatttccttacggtgagaaagtttgagatattccgaaattcgcaaaaaggaatacatccacgagcatggctcgagcaatttgagttctgtcctcctcccgactgggcaagttcacataagatagaatatatgcgtggctatttggaaggcgaaccggcgattcgcatgaggtcggcagcgcgtcactgcaactccactcgggagtttcgacaagcctttctgtcagcctattggtcggaagcggcacaagatatggtcaaacatggcataattatgctgccaaatttgaaccagtctggtttcggcagccctgcacgcctattcgaccacatgctgcaggcaaatcaattcctatacgacccatacgggcctgcggaactaattaggatatgcatcaccaaattgccgatgcacttgcggcacgtcattcttgcgggacgatgcaaagaggacgtggaaacgtttaagacgcttctccaagagttggaatacaatacaggagaatgcccgcctaatcaggcacaaagttattacggggcacagcagcgcgaccgcagtcgtggccgtattactaatcaacggcgtgactggtcgtcgcgacgcgaacggaacaataatcgggacaggccgtatagaaactggggtaacagtcgcgaacacaggtgtaACAACGGAAATGatagaggacgtggacaagatcgtgaacgctacaggtacggcaaccagaatcgatacaatgatgaatacggtgggaataggactgtaggcggagcacctcatgatgttgaaattcggccggccaatcctagacataatccagcaaatggaaatgaacaaaaccggcaatgacaaatgatcagcacagaaggcgcccaatcagaacaaatgagcgacatggcaaataagtagaaaggacagtgagaagtagagaggacggtgaggagaaagaattgattagtttaaatttgtgacgtatgcattttgaataatatgttggtaaaaataatgataaagatgtttctatgtgattgattgaagtgatgtatttaatttttttctttccttgtgcaattaggatttaggttggttcaaatgtgaagataaaaggtttctttgtgaacgagtgaaatgctgtttatgttttttttgtgtaaattgaaaagagtcgctcctgagagaaccaagatctgtgttgaattaatgcaaaactcaggggaatatccgatctgtgggtattatgggtctggcaaacccaggtccccagctgttagtagccttgtttccgattttctgctttcagtgctactatctatctattactattctatatctgtcagtataaatgaggatctcttactatagtatgcgtgctgtatgaatatttagacaggagaactctgagaaaggaatgagtaaatctggaatcttgaaaacaggacgcgataatacgattgtttaaccattggcttcccaatatgcgatgatatgttaatattgatgatatatgttttttttgttctttatagctgagtacggaaagtgctgtctgtggatttcgtcagtagattgattcccttcaaggtgaaagaataattgtggtttttgtaatttacgtggccctgaaatattattgtggtagtcaaatacgagcagtttttcagcaaatggagactggtacagaaatatggatcctgtttgtagtcttcactgatgttgagccaaagcctacaaaaattattctgcgttaatacttgtcctagaaaagcgacgtttatgtgttttgctgatgctgtgagcattacagcttactgttttcgctggtgcgggatgcactgcagcctatatgatttgtactgaggaaatttccctcttgaaggtagaggattattaaataattttgattatgggaacgaaggaaagcttggtttaaggtaataaggataaagcaaaacatttgtcatttaaactacaggaggattcggatcttttgtgtctgttgtaagttcaatatgttaagatgatactgttttacagaatagaggtgaccacaattttgccattcatgagaaatgaatccagaataaccaccacaggcgaaataactgatttggaagcgaaaggtaacgtaaagaaggaacgaaatcgcagcaaaatgggtaagaaaatgtaatataacctgtataatgcaaatatttttaaccttctcagagtcatctgcgtgattaattgttgtgataacgtaattttaggtgaaattttcttactgtttttatgtgtgaatatatgagtatgataaatgtataattgcgagtctcttttcaggtgtgcgaactggtataaatgtttttgcgtgtaaataaccattgttctttttaatgtgtatgtttaaggaaagttctccatatttatcatgtgacaagacgtatgccgcgagcgtcaagaagaggacgaattagaatattgttgtagtggta contains:
- the LOC124615649 gene encoding protein CASP-like, which translates into the protein MQNSTNGLTAEPEINLPPTNQIDLAELMKALLQQNKENTEKSIRELGEQMTQKSEKSFEQMTQKSEKSFREQKESSEKSIRELGEQMTQKSKKSILELGEQIDEKLIQQTNKVDKSMQRVSDDISQRINNLASEIKSDIMKELGRTFEQIDDRLQALEQSKQRGDAESKESEERLLRNFQELREECQREHQQVLSRVQEAETHCPTSVSNTIADNSLAIHALEQQVEQLKQTGAEDKRQIDDKIAALADIVGTMKLTESENNTTPVAAAETEEVRSLLRFQKGQFEVNRQNRAVTGELQERVAHLENRMACDSELVNSIKNSRTNSAERDSGHEGDFDDREECNLRGRHENNRNIQGPRQEEMRGFDFKHFLTLRESVSREQVRPRLGGRVFTCPFRGAAVDARPNRTGRTRERRGPATPTACPQVQLQVGGAAHTWPPEAQGGSASLHDTH